A region of Pseudomonas putida DNA encodes the following proteins:
- the catA gene encoding catechol 1,2-dioxygenase, producing the protein MTVAISQSPDVRAFFEKAAGFGSDQGNPRLKQIVLRLLQDSAKLIEDLAISDDEFWTAVDYLNRLGSRSEAGLLMAGLGLEHFLDLLNDARDAQTGHTGGTPRTIEGPLYVAGAPLCEGEARLDDGRDPGLPMLLEGQVLDLDGTPISGAIVDVWHANTQGLYSYFDSSQSDYNLRRRIRTDAQGRYRARSIVPSGYGCPTDGPTQACLDQLGRHGQRPAHIHFFISAPGYRHLTTQINLSGDEYLWDDFAHATRDGLVGEVEMLEAALPGVSGRVARIAFSFQLQQATVADDEQRSQRPRALQAG; encoded by the coding sequence ATGACTGTAGCGATTTCCCAATCACCTGATGTACGGGCCTTCTTCGAAAAAGCGGCCGGTTTTGGCAGCGACCAGGGCAACCCGCGGCTCAAGCAGATCGTACTGCGCCTACTGCAAGACAGCGCAAAGCTGATCGAAGACTTGGCCATCAGCGACGATGAGTTCTGGACAGCCGTCGACTACCTGAACCGCCTGGGTAGCCGCAGCGAAGCCGGACTGTTGATGGCGGGCCTTGGCCTGGAGCACTTTCTCGACCTGCTCAACGATGCCCGCGATGCCCAGACCGGCCATACCGGCGGCACCCCACGCACCATCGAAGGCCCTTTGTATGTGGCGGGTGCGCCGCTGTGCGAGGGCGAGGCACGGCTTGACGACGGGCGCGACCCGGGCCTGCCGATGCTGCTCGAAGGCCAGGTGCTGGACCTGGACGGCACGCCAATCAGCGGTGCGATCGTCGATGTGTGGCATGCCAATACCCAAGGCCTGTATTCCTACTTCGACTCCAGCCAGTCGGACTACAACCTGCGCCGCCGCATCCGCACCGATGCCCAGGGGCGCTATCGCGCCCGCAGCATTGTGCCCAGCGGTTACGGCTGCCCCACCGACGGCCCGACCCAAGCCTGCCTGGACCAGTTGGGCCGCCACGGCCAGCGCCCGGCGCACATCCACTTTTTCATCAGCGCGCCGGGGTATCGCCACCTGACCACGCAGATCAACTTGTCGGGCGACGAGTACCTGTGGGACGACTTTGCCCATGCCACCCGCGATGGGTTGGTAGGGGAGGTTGAGATGCTTGAAGCTGCGCTGCCTGGGGTGAGTGGCCGCGTGGCACGGATTGCCTTCAGCTTCCAATTGCAGCAGGCGACGGTGGCCGACGACGAGCAACGCAGCCAGCGGCCACGGGCGTTGCAGGCCGGTTGA
- a CDS encoding amino acid adenylation domain-containing protein gives MPDMRPNPTLSLEYRAERPIFQAFVEQASRSPDATAIIAHEATCSYRQLEQISQGIATFLLENGAISSDRVVIVASRGAALVYAMLGALRAGLTFTVADAAYPAARIGQIIRTLEPAFVLRCGDADVEPGPARLVNVPHAPVEALQHFARPSPLPEVSPAQPAYITFTSGSTGEPKGIVTHHAPLVHFIDWHVQHHGFTQDDCFSLLSGLGHDPVYRDVFTPLSIGATIICPAQSTLTDPSRLAAWIHDHGVSVIHLTPPLGKLIETGARMNGQVFERLRYLFWGGDALSPTLYQQICAIAPNATSVNFYGTTETPQAMAFHVLDPHADNARVPLGKGIDGAQLLVVNEANRLVEAGEVGEILIRSPYLSLGYWGDPALTQEKFVANPFTGATADRCYRTGDLGTYLADGSASFLGRGDSQVKIRGHRIELAEIENTITRHPRIKQCVVLANHDNAMVRLVAYCVAEQPLATADLRQAIAGMLPDYMVPVMFLFVPSIPLTPNGKIDKRALPAAFDDSTSGATQALSPLALKLTEAWAQILQAPRIDARLTFVELGGDSLSFVRASMVLEELIGHLPDRWEMIPVQDLAELAEQNTKASKWSMRVMEVPVFLRMIAIILIVVGHLNVFSEWRIAGETSVLFLISGISLARFQFKAIDERGDARMLLKSLAAIAVPTLLYTVLVQALFDRVHWQSLLLISNWFTQDKVGVFNYWYIEVLVQMLLILGVVLSFKRVRQAIIANPFRCLVTASCVLVAADVLLSRFVFDATALLNRVPQHYLAVMVLGMAIHYADTPLRKAVASAVAVLLIAELDLVAIAGIGWQAFARYIDIALPAMLALIWFRSVPVPGAVARAGAMIASSTLFIYLTHFQFQSLAKRIFDQPVFAVVLAIVGGVVVTYCWNTLTRLVLTRFSGGRKARGAQAVERATSP, from the coding sequence ATGCCGGATATGCGCCCGAACCCGACGCTGAGCCTTGAGTACCGTGCCGAGCGGCCGATCTTCCAGGCCTTTGTGGAGCAGGCGAGTCGCTCGCCCGATGCCACCGCCATCATCGCCCATGAGGCTACCTGCAGCTATCGACAACTTGAGCAGATCAGCCAGGGAATCGCCACCTTTCTACTCGAAAACGGCGCCATCAGCTCCGATCGCGTTGTGATTGTCGCTAGCCGCGGCGCAGCCTTGGTGTATGCCATGCTCGGCGCCTTGCGCGCCGGGCTGACCTTCACCGTCGCCGACGCCGCTTACCCTGCTGCGCGTATCGGGCAGATCATCCGCACACTCGAACCTGCCTTTGTGTTGCGCTGTGGCGACGCTGACGTCGAGCCTGGCCCCGCACGCCTCGTCAACGTGCCGCACGCCCCTGTCGAAGCGCTGCAACACTTTGCAAGGCCGTCGCCCCTGCCCGAAGTCAGCCCCGCGCAGCCGGCCTACATCACCTTCACCTCAGGCAGCACGGGCGAACCGAAGGGCATCGTCACCCATCACGCCCCGCTGGTGCATTTCATCGACTGGCATGTCCAGCACCATGGTTTCACCCAGGACGACTGCTTTTCACTGCTTTCCGGCCTGGGCCATGACCCGGTTTACCGGGATGTGTTCACGCCGCTGTCGATTGGCGCAACAATCATTTGCCCGGCCCAGTCAACCCTGACCGACCCGTCGCGCCTGGCCGCCTGGATCCACGACCACGGCGTGTCCGTCATTCACCTCACTCCACCCCTGGGCAAGTTGATCGAAACCGGCGCGCGGATGAACGGGCAAGTGTTCGAGCGCCTGCGCTACCTGTTCTGGGGCGGCGATGCCCTCAGCCCTACCCTGTACCAGCAGATCTGCGCCATTGCGCCAAACGCCACCAGCGTGAACTTCTACGGCACCACCGAAACACCACAGGCCATGGCCTTCCACGTACTCGACCCGCACGCGGACAACGCCAGAGTCCCGCTGGGCAAAGGCATAGACGGCGCGCAACTGTTGGTGGTCAACGAGGCCAACCGCTTGGTCGAGGCCGGTGAAGTCGGGGAAATCCTGATCCGCAGCCCCTACCTGTCGCTGGGCTATTGGGGTGACCCGGCGCTGACCCAAGAGAAGTTCGTGGCAAACCCATTCACCGGCGCCACGGCCGACCGCTGCTACCGCACCGGCGACCTGGGCACCTACCTGGCCGATGGCAGCGCCAGCTTCCTGGGGCGCGGCGACAGCCAGGTGAAGATTCGCGGCCATCGCATCGAACTGGCCGAAATCGAAAACACCATCACTCGGCACCCACGCATCAAGCAATGCGTGGTGCTGGCCAACCATGACAACGCGATGGTCAGGCTGGTCGCCTATTGCGTTGCCGAACAGCCACTCGCGACCGCTGACCTGCGCCAGGCCATCGCGGGCATGCTCCCCGACTACATGGTGCCGGTGATGTTCCTATTCGTGCCCAGCATCCCACTCACACCCAACGGCAAGATCGACAAACGCGCCTTGCCGGCAGCTTTCGATGACAGCACCTCTGGGGCCACGCAGGCGCTGTCACCGCTGGCGTTGAAACTCACCGAGGCCTGGGCGCAGATACTTCAGGCCCCTCGCATCGATGCCCGTCTTACCTTCGTCGAACTCGGCGGCGACTCCTTGTCGTTCGTGCGCGCCTCGATGGTGCTGGAAGAACTGATCGGCCACCTGCCGGATCGCTGGGAGATGATCCCGGTACAGGACCTGGCCGAACTGGCCGAGCAAAACACCAAGGCCAGCAAGTGGTCGATGCGGGTCATGGAGGTGCCGGTTTTCCTGCGGATGATCGCCATCATCCTGATCGTCGTCGGGCACTTGAATGTGTTTTCCGAATGGCGGATCGCAGGCGAAACGTCGGTGCTGTTCCTGATCTCCGGCATCAGCCTGGCCAGGTTCCAGTTCAAGGCCATCGATGAACGCGGCGATGCGCGCATGCTGCTCAAGTCCCTGGCCGCCATCGCGGTGCCGACCCTTCTGTACACGGTCTTGGTGCAGGCGCTGTTCGACCGGGTGCACTGGCAATCACTGCTGTTGATCTCCAACTGGTTCACGCAGGACAAGGTGGGGGTCTTCAATTACTGGTACATCGAAGTCTTGGTGCAGATGCTGCTGATCCTCGGCGTCGTCCTGTCGTTCAAGCGTGTGCGCCAGGCGATCATCGCCAACCCGTTTCGCTGCCTGGTCACGGCCTCCTGTGTGCTGGTGGCGGCGGACGTGCTGCTCAGCCGCTTCGTGTTCGACGCCACGGCACTGCTCAACCGGGTGCCTCAGCACTACCTGGCAGTCATGGTGCTGGGGATGGCCATTCACTACGCCGACACCCCGCTGCGCAAAGCGGTCGCCAGTGCGGTGGCGGTGCTGCTGATCGCCGAGTTGGACCTTGTGGCCATTGCCGGCATCGGCTGGCAGGCGTTTGCCCGTTACATCGATATTGCCCTGCCGGCGATGCTCGCCTTGATCTGGTTCCGCTCGGTTCCCGTACCGGGCGCGGTCGCCAGGGCAGGCGCGATGATCGCGTCGTCAACCTTGTTCATCTACCTGACGCACTTCCAGTTCCAGTCGCTGGCAAAGCGCATCTTCGATCAACCGGTATTCGCGGTGGTGCTGGCCATTGTCGGTGGCGTGGTGGTGACGTACTGCTGGAACACGCTGACCCGGCTCGTACTGACACGCTTCAGTGGGGGCCGGAAAGCGCGCGGCGCGCAGGCCGTGGAACGCGCGACCTCCCCGTAA